Proteins encoded within one genomic window of Humulus lupulus chromosome 1, drHumLupu1.1, whole genome shotgun sequence:
- the LOC133781889 gene encoding cytochrome P450 81Q32-like, translating into MDQQLLLYTSLSFIIILILACYKLFFQTKKRHYKNLPPSPPSHPIIGHLHLLKPPLHRALHILSSKYGDVFTLWLGSRRAVIVSSPSVVEECFTTNDIVFANRPPFLMGKHVGYNYTTILSSSYGDHWRNLRRIGAIEIFSSARLNLFLDIRKDEIKRLLFKISRSRSSRVELKSKLQELSFNIVLRMVAGKRYYGDDVTDEEEAEKFREIMKEVLANSGAGNPANFLPILNWIPNGYEKKVKRLAKKTDSFFQGLIEEQRSNKDGKRNTIIDHLLSLQESQPEYYTDQIIKGFVLILLFAGTDTSAVTLEWAMSNLLNHPYVLTKVKAELDSQIGQQQLVDESDLSKLPYLQCIISETLRLYPAGPLLVPHYSSNDCTIGGYDVPCDTILLVNAWAIHRDPKLWDDVESFKPERFENINGDEEGYKLMTFGLGRRACPGKALAQRMMGLTLGSLIQCFDWERVDDDKIDMAEGKGLSMPKAVPLEALFKARPIMRNFFSQSINNDI; encoded by the exons ATGGATCAACAACTCTTACTATACACCTCTCTTTCCTTTATCATCATCCTGATCTTGGCTTGTTACAAGCTCTTCTTCCAAACCAAGAAACGACACTACAAAAACCTACCACCATCACCACCCTCTCACCCCATAATCGGCCACCTCCATCTCCTCAAACCACCACTCCACCGAGCTCTGCACATTCTTTCATCCAAATACGGCGACGTTTTCACACTCTGGCTCGGGTCACGCCGCGCGGTCATCGTCTCATCCCCTTCCGTCGTAGAGGAATGCTTCACTACAAACGACATCGTTTTCGCCAACCGCCCACCTTTCCTCATGGGCAAGCACGTAGGCTACAACTACACCACCATCCTCTCCTCCTCTTACGGCGACCACTGGCGGAACCTCCGCCGTATCGGGGCCATCGAGATCTTCTCCTCCGCCCGTCTCAACCTCTTCCTCGATATCCGTAAAGACGAGATCAAGCGACTCCTCTTTAAAATCTCGCGAAGTAGAAGCAGCAGAGTGGAGCTGAAGTCAAAACTACAGGAGCTGAGTTTCAACATCGTACTGAGAATGGTGGCCGGAAAACGGTACTACGGCGATGACGTCACagatgaggaggaggctgagaAGTTTCGAGAGATTATGAAAGAGGTTCTTGCGAATTCCGGAGCTGGAAATCCGGCTAATTTTTTGCCGATACTGAATTGGATTCCGAATGGTTATGAGAAGAAGGTGAAGAGGCTTGCGAAGAAGACAGACTCATTCTTCCAGGGTTTGATCGAAGAGCAACGGAGTAACAAAGATGGGAAACGGAACACCATTATCGACCATTTACTTTCTTTGCAGGAGTCTCAACCTGAATATTACACTGACCAAATCATCAAGGGCTTCGTACTG ATATTATTGTTTGCTGGAACTGATACATCAGCAGTGACACTAGAATGGGCAATGTCCAATTTATTGAATCATCCTTATGTTCTAACAAAAGTCAAAGCTGAGCTAGACTCTCAAATCGGTCAACAACAATTGGTGGATGAATCAGATCTTTCTAAACTCCCTTATCTCCAATGTATCATTTCTGAGACCTTACGATTGTATCCAGCTGGTCCACTTCTTGTACCTCACTACTCCTCAAATGATTGCACCATTGGCGGATACGATGTGCCATGTGACACTATTTTATTGGTCAATGCATGGGCCATACATAGAGATCCTAAATTGTGGGATGACGTCGAGAGTTTCAAGCCTGAAAGGTTTGAGAACATTAATGGAGACGAAGAAGGATACAAACTAATGACATTTGGACTTGGAAGACGAGCTTGTCCTGGAAAAGCCCTAGCCCAACGCATGATGGGCTTGACATTAGGGTCCTTGATTCAATGCTTTGATTGGGAGAGAGTTGATGATGATAAAATTGATATGGCGGAAGGTAAAGGACTCTCTATGCCTAAAGCAGTGCCATTAGAAGCTTTGTTTAAAGCTCGCCCTATCATGAGAAACTTTTTCTCCCAGTCCATTAATAATGACATTTAA